The Acomys russatus chromosome 11, mAcoRus1.1, whole genome shotgun sequence genome contains the following window.
TGATGGTTGAGAGGCAGGGTACATGGGCCACCTTGATGCTGCATACGTCATGTATTGCCGATAAGCATCAAAGGAAGCAGAGGGAATGACAGGTCCCTGGTAGTTTGGTGCTATCCGAGCTGCAGCAAACTGAGGGGCCCTTGGTATATGAAACTGGGATAAAGAAGCCGAGTGCGGAAGTCTAATCGGGGTAGCTGGGGCTGACGGCAGCATGCACCTAGCAGCAACAGATGACTGAAACCCACTGCCAACTGCCTCTGGTCCTGAAACGTGACCCACTGGATGGTCAGACTTTAGGAATGGAGGGCTGTTTTTTGTGAGCAGGTAAGGATCCACTGGGGAGGCTGGGTGTGGATGGGATACTTCTGGGGAGTGAGTATTGCTGTGTGCCTCCCTACTCTCCAGGCTGTGAGGGTCTGATGAGTGCCCATCAGTTGTGAAACTGTGGTCAACTGAGGAACAGCGGTCAGCAGATGAGTGTCGGTCAGCAGATGAACGTCGGTCAGCTAAGGAGCGGGATGAAGACTTCTTGCCATGAAGTCGCTCCTGGGTGCGTGCAGCCAATTGGCTAATTTCTGCTACTCCGATATCCAGTCCTATGGTCTTAAGCAAGTCATGAATCTTGGCATATTCTGGATTGCTCTCTTCTAGTGATTCTAGCTTTATGGCTGGAGTTGAAGGCAGAGAGCTTGCCTTCTGTCTCACACCTTTACTCTCAGGGTCCCTGAGGGACTTAGGTGGAGAATCTGATTTTATATCCTCCTCTTCATCCCCATAGAGAAATTTCTCCTCATCCTCAATATCAGGGAAACTACGTCGTCTTTTCTCCTGTGTACTGGTAGGATCTGCCAACATGCTTAAAATTCGAGAAAAGCCACTGCCATCTTGACTAGCTCTCTCATGGGGCAGTAAGAAGTCTGTATGCTGCTCACGTCCCTCGGCCTTCAAATCCAGTTTTTCCTTATAGCACAGAAAACTGTCAGCTTTTTCACTGTTGTCTTTAGGTATCTCACGGAGGGGACCCCACTGGTACAGGTTAGCCTGAACTTCCTTCTGGTCAGGCTCTACTGTAGTTCCCTTGTTTTCCATCTCTGAAGCAAAAGCAGCAATAGCACCACTTAGAGGAAGAGGTGGATGTTCAGGATAGAGAGGGCGATCCTGGCTGGAGCTGGTACCACTGGAAAAGCTCTCAAGCTGCAAACACAAACACGCTGATTTAGCACCTATGAGGAATCACAGAGCACTTAGCAATAGCAGTTGAGATAAACGTTCCTTGAATAGGGAagagtcatatatatatatatatggtcttaGCTAAGCTCTAGAAACAAGTCCCCTCTCCAGTGGTCTCTGCCCgagcaaggaggaagaggaacagaataGACTGAGTGCTCTGGATCTTTACCCATGTGCTTCATTCTTTACCAAAGAATTACAATTTAAAAGGATTTCAGACATCTTCTTtggcttattttccttttatattttaagatctGTATttagtattgttgttgttgtagaggTGAATGACTATATGGACACACATGAGCACAGTATGTGTTGGGGAGATATGCGACCATACGGCATACATGAGCATGATGTTGGAAAGAGGGAAGGTGTGTGAATATATGGGCACACatgggcactgtgtgtgtgagagagtgaaaGGGGGGGAGGTGTGAATATATGGGCACACAttggcactgtgtgtgtgagagagtgaaaGGGGGGGATGTGTGAATATATGGGCACACatgggcactgtgtgtgtgagagagtgaaaGGGGGGAGGTGTGAATATATGGGCACACatgggcactgtgtgtgtgagagagtgaaaGGGGGGGAGGTGTGAATATATGGGCACACatgggcactgtgtgtgtgagtgaatgggGGGGATGTGTGAATATATGGGCACACATGAGCCCTGTATGAATTTTCAGGAGTtaggtcctgggaatcaaactcaggtcatcagacttgtcCCCAGCTCTGCTGCTGAGGGTTTAACTATGTAGCTCAGCCTGACCTCAACTCTCAATGTGCTCTAACAGGCCTTGACCTTGGAAGCCTCATACACTAGCTTCTCAGCTGCtaagattataggtatgtaccatCCAACCCAACTTGTTTTGTCTATTGataaccaaaaaaccaaaaaaacaacatcctccccacacctcaccccgccacacacacacccaagtatGACTACTCTGGAATCAGAAAACTGTAGGACTTTAAGAAGCCTCACTCTGTTTCTCTAAGTGCTTCAGTACTTGCTCAGAAGCCTTTAGCCAAACTATAGTCTTGCCtgaccatcttttctttttttttggtttttattttttgagacagggtttctctgtgtagccttggctgtcctggactcgctttgtagaccaggctgacctcgaactcacagcgatctgcctgcctctgcctcgcgagtgctgggattaaaggcgtgcgccaccacacttggctgacCACCTTTTCATAGGAAGGAAAAACAATGTCAAGGTCAGCAGTGTTGTGACTTGTCTAAAATTTACACTGGAAGTTGATTGTTCCAAAATCATAATCATTTCATTTCTAGTCTAATGTTCTACAACCCTTATGTTATCTTCTTCTAAAGAGATGAAGACATCACAGTTATCTTCTCCTTTTGCTCTTCATTTCTAAAAAATCCTCAATCAAAGATTCTATATAGGGCTATTCAGTTTAAGGGGGGAAACAAGGCAGAGAGATACTCTCCAAAAtgtatttagaaaataatgtagCAACAGAAGCCCTTGTTGATACACTACGAGCCTACAGTTTGCTCTGGGGATCCTAGAAGGGGTCACTCACTATTAGGCATAAGGGTGTTAGTGCAGCAATGTCACACAGACACTAATAGTCTAATACACTAATACAGTCCCCAGCAAAGTATCAGGACTTAGGACATTCGAGGGACTACCAAGAGAAATGCAACAGAGACCTGCAACGAAGGCTTCGTGTCCACTTCAATTCGTTTCTTCAGAATGGATTTCTTGGGCATCACAGGCACTTCCTCAGGGCGATGCAAAGAATATCCTGGCTCCCCTGTTGTTAGGACACCTGACAACCCAGGGATGGCGGAACAGCCAGCCTGATCAGCATCAACACCCACCAGCTCCTGATTCAAGCTTCTattctgttcctcctcttcctctcgcTTTCTCCTGGCAAGGTCCAGTTCTCGAAACTCAGGGTCTAGAAAGCTAGGGCTGCTTCTTCGTTGTCGATAGCTGCGAGTCCCAGATGTAAAACTTGAGTGATCTCCTATGCCATGCATCTTCTCTGTGTCATCGTAACGGGGCCTTTTAGCCTCCCGGCTTCTTTCCTCAGATCGTGTGGAGTAGGAGGAGCTTTTGAGTTTGTCTCTGTTCCGCTCTGCTCCCCTCAACAGCTCATCATGACAACTGACATGGGGACTGTATTCAGATCGATGAAGAAAAGGTTCTCTTGGTCGGTAGTCTTCATCAGGTTGTCCCAAGAAGGGATTAAGTGGCCCCGCCTCCCGAGCAATGTACCGTTCAAGGTCCCGAGAACACTGGGAGCTCCGAGTAAAGACGGAATCATCAGTCAGATCATTCCTGAGGAAAGAGACAAGCATCACTGACTTGAAGAGAGAAAGGCTAGACAAAAGAAGGGGACAAAAAAATGCTTAAAGCAAAAGTAAATAATCATGAAATCCAAAGACAGATTACACATGgaacatttcctttcctttcccagggTCACCAACAGCTTTAGTCTCTATTAAGAGGTGCTATTACTAATACATCTAACAAAAAAAACTCTTAggttagttattttttatttaatctgaGGATACAGAGTATCACACTAAAGCTCAGGAGATACAAAACCATAACAAAAATGCTAGAGAAATGATTTAACAATTAAGAATACATACTATCTTTTAGAGGACtctagttcccagtacccatgctCAATGGCTTACTCCACTTTCAGGAttggacaccctcttctggtatatGAGCACCCCTgcattcacatgtacatacagaagcacacatatacacataattgaaaaataaaaataaatcttaaaaaaaaaatcacaaagagtCCTAATTGATACAACTTGACTAGCTAGACCAGGCATAGGGGCCTACCTCTCAGTACcagggaggcaggcggatcactctgagtCCCAGGACTACATACTGATACAttatcttggaaaacaaaacaccaaaacacggAAGACAGGCAcaagggcacacacctgtaatcccagcactctgggaggcagaggcaggtggatcactgagtccaaggccagcctggtcacaaaatgaggccaggacagccaggactatacagggaaaccctgtctcaaaaaaaccaaaatcaaaccaaaccaacaaaaacaaaagcaaaaaacaaaaactggctggagaggtgactcactggttaaaagcactggatgaTCTTCTAGAGGgcttgagtttgactcccagaactTACATGATGGGTCACAACTATTTCTCTGTAACtcggggatccaatgcctcttcaGGCCTCCTCCTGAAGCACCATGTATGCACATAgtacatagatacatatgcaggaaaaatacccatacacataaatgtacattttaaaaacaataaaataatcttGGCCAGCTAAATTAAAGCTCTTTGTCAGGACCAGCAGCCCTAGCATTACCTGGGAATTTATTAAAAGGTAATgatcctagggctggagagatggctcagtggttaagagcactggcagctagtccaggacctgggttcagttcccagcacccacatggcagctcacaactatctgtgactgcagttccagggggtctgacttcctctcacagacatgcatacagtcAGTCaagacaccaacacacataaaataaaaagtgaagtaAAATACACACtgtatgactttttaaaatttttcatgatTCTAACTACATGGTGGTATACAACTGTAACCTCAGTGAGGCTGCTGAGCTCAGAGCCAAGCTGGCTTTGACAACAAACTAGCTATAGGACTctatctcaaagacaaaacagaaaaaaactaagcaggaaaaaaaaaaaaaatagattcccAGGTCTAATGCACTAGAGCTCGAATTTTGACGAGATTTCCAGGTGACTTGTATGTGCTTTGAAGTTCAAGAACCAACATTTAAGAACAATATCTTTCAAGCTTTGTCCCATGGTTTGgagttgtttccttctttttctgtttgtttgtttgtttgtttctcaagacagggtttctctgttaccttggctgtcttggacttgtttgtagaccaggctggcctggaactcacagtgatccacctgcctctgcctcccaagtgctagaatcaaaggcatgtgccatcatgctggctttctttcttttctcttctttcttttttttcattcattcattcattcattcattcattcattcaaagatttatttatttatgccctATGCGGTTTCTGGGCACCAGAGGCTGCACTCTAACATGGCAGAGGTTGGGTCCAAGTCAGTGCTGTTCGTGTGTCTTGGTCGCCCATTGCAGAAGCAGTTTTCAGAAAATTGGTAGCTGATCAAAGTGTTTCAGATAATTGGGCCATTGACAGCAGCACCGTTTCTGACTGGAACATGGGCCAGCCCCCAGACTCAAGAGCTATCAGCTGCCTAAGAAATCATGGCATTAGCACAACCCTTAAGGCAAGACAGATTACAAAAGAAGACTTTGCCACATTTGATTATATACTATGCATGGATAAAAGCAACCTGAGAGATTTGAATAGAAAAAGTAATCAAGTTAAAAACTGCAAAGCTAAAATTGAGCTACTTGGGAGCTATGATCCACAGACAACTCATTATTGAAGATCCCTATTATGGCAATGACTCTGACTTCGAGGTGGTGTACCAGCAATGCCTTAGGTGTTGCAAGGCCCTCCTGGAGAAGACTCCATAGTTGGTCCAGCCCACCACCACTGAGCAACTCACTCAACCAGTACCATGCCCAAGAGTGGTGGTCGTCCTTAGCCCTGGGTCCCACCAGTCTTTTCAGCTGACTTACTGCATATCACTAAAATAATTGTaagtgaaattttttaaaaagagaattatttataacatatacagcgttctgtctacatgtatgcctgtacaccagaagaggacaccagatctcattatagatggatatgagccaccatgtggttgctgggaattgaactcaggacctctggaggagcagatagtgctcttaaccgctgagccatctctccagccacctagAGCTGTTTTTTAATCTGGCCTTCCTTAGCTGTGCAGGATAAGACAGGATAGGGCCTTTACATCTAACAGGTGTGTGCCTATCACTGAGCCCACACAGATTCTACAAAACACTTAGGGAAAggcaaaggtgtgtgccaccactgcctggctcctctaTAATTTTTTAggtttgcatttaaaaattttgtgtgtggggctgggcattgtggcacatgcctttaaccccagcacttggaaggcagagacaggcagatctttgtgagttccaggccagcctagtctacaaagggagtccaaaacagccaggctgttacacagagaaaccctgtctcaaaaaaaaaaaaaaattgtgtgtgtgtgtacacgtctATACGTATTAGGACACCTGTTCTGTGGCACATGTACAcgggtcagaagacaatttgtggaagttgttctctccttctactgtatGTGTCCTAGGTATCAAATTTAGGTCTttgggcttggtagcaagtgcttttccctgctgagccatcttactggcccagaCATCTCTATGCCAGGAGATTCTCTAGAATTAGAAATGTAATttcatgtaaattttttaaaaagaaaaagataatctCAGGatttagaaggctgaggcaggattatCAGCATGAATTTGACAccagaatgagttccaagccagtctgaGTTTTAAGGTGgcacccagtctcaaaaaacaagcaaacaaccaaaaagaaaaccaaactaaaccaaaacaacaacaaaatgggacTGGAGGGATGAGTCAgcccttctagaggacctgggttcagttcccagctcccacacagcagctcacaactgtctgtaactccaatttcaggggatctAACATCCAAcatagacatacaggcaaaacaccaatgtacataaaataaataatttaaataactgTTTATAAAAAATGCAGAatggaccaggtgtggtggtgcaaacctttaatgccagcttgggaggcagaggcaggcgtatcgctgtgagttcaaggccagcttggtctacaaagtgagtccaggttagccaaggctaacacagaaaaaccctgtcgggggaggggggggagaatgggggctggagagatggctcagaggttaagagatctgtctattcttccaaaaatcctgaattcaattcccagcaaccacatggtgtctcacaaccatctataatgagatctggtgccctcttctagcatgcaggcctaatgcaggcacacacacgggcagaatgctatataaataataaa
Protein-coding sequences here:
- the Znf318 gene encoding zinc finger protein 318 isoform X2, translating into MYRSGSRSSVSSHRPKDGGGSGPRSSSRPAGSSSGPARRPSSPPPSCSSLRLPSRRHRSPSGHRGRRASPSPPRGRRGSRSPARGHRASPSPPRGRRASPSPPRGRRGSPSPARGRRGSPSPPRARRGSPSPPRSRRLYPPGLAGFRGSIRGESRADFARDGRGDHPGDGGSRRHSPGLCSDSSLEQSLRITVGNDHFCASTPERRRLSDRLGSPVDGLEDVGRNDLTDDSVFTRSSQCSRDLERYIAREAGPLNPFLGQPDEDYRPREPFLHRSEYSPHVSCHDELLRGAERNRDKLKSSSYSTRSEERSREAKRPRYDDTEKMHGIGDHSSFTSGTRSYRQRRSSPSFLDPEFRELDLARRKREEEEEQNRSLNQELVGVDADQAGCSAIPGLSGVLTTGEPGYSLHRPEEVPVMPKKSILKKRIEVDTKPSLQLESFSSGTSSSQDRPLYPEHPPLPLSGAIAAFASEMENKGTTVEPDQKEVQANLYQWGPLREIPKDNSEKADSFLCYKEKLDLKAEGREQHTDFLLPHERASQDGSGFSRILSMLADPTSTQEKRRRSFPDIEDEEKFLYGDEEEDIKSDSPPKSLRDPESKGVRQKASSLPSTPAIKLESLEESNPEYAKIHDLLKTIGLDIGVAEISQLAARTQERLHGKKSSSRSLADRRSSADRHSSADRCSSVDHSFTTDGHSSDPHSLESREAHSNTHSPEVSHPHPASPVDPYLLTKNSPPFLKSDHPVGHVSGPEAVGSGFQSSVAARCMLPSAPATPIRLPHSASLSQFHIPRAPQFAAARIAPNYQGPVIPSASFDAYRQYMTYAASRWPMYPASQPSSHPLPEAHRLIPATKQATRSRPNLRVIPTVTPAKPKQGVSVLGSVSVKRVPVRVSIPSLVRYNPEKISNEKNRASQKQKVIEEREKLKTDQEARQKKMFYLRTELERLHKQQGELLRKKRREKDGHRDPLLMEVGRLQDSIMKDIAELHRETEEAEKKQSELDKVAQILGIDIFDKSLKSSNDSKESTEKPEKGEQSKSPEKELSPSSSSSSNKESSVNEKSCIKNPNSTESLQPTPKQSDQPAPVYEYYDAGSHWCKDCNTICGTMFDFFTHMHNKKHTQGQSQKSSDFQREGLRQTALGMQREKPQRSWK